In one Gossypium hirsutum isolate 1008001.06 chromosome D09, Gossypium_hirsutum_v2.1, whole genome shotgun sequence genomic region, the following are encoded:
- the LOC107890426 gene encoding cullin-3A isoform X1 — protein MSAQKKKAFQIEAFKHRVVVDPKYAEKTWKILEHAIHEIYNHNASGLSFEELYRNAYNMVLHKFGEKLYSGLVTTMTSHLKEISNSIEAAQGGLFLDELNRKWAEHNKALQMIRDILMYMDRTFIPNTHKTPVHELGLNLWRDVIIHSHAIQSRLQAILLENVRRERSGEVIDRGLMRSITKMLMDLGPSVYQDDFEKHFLEVSADFYRLESQEFIESCDCGEYLKKAERRLNEEIERVSHYLDTRSEVKITNVVETEMIESHMHRLVQMENSGLINMIVDEKYEDLGRMYCLFRRVSNGLVLIRDVMTSYIRDTGKQLLTDPERLKDPVDFVQHLLDLKDKYDKIITSAFRNDKTFQNALNSSFEYFINLNSRSPEFISLFVDDKLRKGLRGVTEEDVELLLDKVMMLFRYLQEKDVFEKYYKQHLAKRLLSGKSVSDDAERSLIVKLKTECGYQFTSKLEGMFTDMKTSQDTMQGFHASHGSDIGDGPMLSVQVLTTGSWPTQPITTCKLPAEILGICEKFRNYYLGTHTGRRLSWQTNMGTADLKATFGKGQKHELNVSTYQMCVLMLFNDADRLSYKEIEQVTEIPTFDLKRCLQSLACVKGKNVLRKEPMSKDIVDTDTFLFNDKYTSKFFKVKIGTVAAQRESEPENQETRQRVEEDRKPQIEAAIVRIMKARRVLDHNNIVAEVTKQLQSRFLPNPVVIKKRIESLIEREFLERDKGDRKLYRYLA, from the exons ATGAGTGCTCAAAAGAAAAAAGCGTTTCAAATAGAGGCGTTTAAGCATAGGGTGGTGGTTGATCCCAAATATGCAGAGAAGACGTGGAAGATTCTGGAACATGCTATTCATGAAATTTATAATCATAATGCTAGTGGACTTAGCTTTGAAGAACTTTACAG GAATGCATACAATATGGTACTGCATAAATTTGGGGAGAAACTGTATTCTGGGCTTGTCACTACTATGACTTCTCATCTAAAGGAGATTAGTAATTCAATTGAGGCTGCTCAGGGAGGATTATTTTTGGATGAACTTAACAGAAAATGGGCAGAGCATAACAAGGCATTGCAAATGATCCGAGATATATTGATGTACATGGATAGGACCTTTATCCCAAACACCCACAAAACCCCAGTTCATGAGCTTGGGTTAAATTTATGGAGGGATGTCATCATCCATTCCCATGCAATCCAGTCTAGGCTTCAGGCTATACTTCTTGAAAATGTAAGGAGAGAACGGAGCGGTGAAGTCATAGACAGGGGTTTAATGAGAAGTATCACAAAGATGTTAATGGATCTAGGTCCTTCCGTTTATCAGGATGATTTCGAGAAGCATTTTCTTGAGGTTTCAGCTGATTTTTATCGTCTCGAGTCTCAAGAGTTCATAGAGTCCTGTGATTGTGGGGAGTATCTAAAGAAAGCCGAGAGACGCCTAAATGAAGAAATAGAGAGAGTCTCACATTACTTGGACACCAGAAGTGAAGTCAAGATAACAAATGTGGTAGAAACGGAGATGATTGAAAGTCATATGCACAGGCTTGTGCAAATGGAGAACTCGGGGTTGATTAATATGATTGTCGATGAAAAATATGAGGACTTAGGAAGGATGTATTGCTTGTTTCGTCGAGTATCCAATGGGCTTGTTTTAATCAGAGATGTCATGACTTCATACATTCGTGATACTGGTAAGCAGTTACTCACTGATCCCGAAAGGCTGAAGGATCCTGTCGATTTTGTGCAACATCTGTTGGATTTAAAGGACAAATACGACAAGATTATCACTTCAGCATTTAGAAATGACAAGACTTTTCAAAATGCATTAAATTCCTCGTTTGAATATTTCATCAATCTGAATTCTCGGTCTCCAGAGTTCATCTCTTTGTTTGTTGATGATAAGCTTCGAAAAGGTTTGAGGGGGGTTACTGAAGAGGATGTGGAGTTGTTACTCGACAAGGTGATGATGCTCTTCCGTTACCTTCAAGAGAAAGATGTTTTCGAGAAGTACTACAAACAACACTTGGCCAAAAGGCTTCTTTCAGGGAAGTCCGTctctgatgatgctgaaagaagTTTGATTGTTAAGCTCAAAACAGAGTGTGGGTATCAATTCACCTCAAAGTTGGAGGGTATGTTCACAGATATGAAGACATCACAAGATACGATGCAAGGTTTCCATGCAAGTCATGGTTCGGATATAGGGGATGGTCCCATGCTTTCTGTCCAGGTTCTGACAACTGGATCTTGGCCAACTCAACCTATTACTACATGCAAACTTCCTGCTGAAATTCTGGGAATATGTGAGAAATTCCGTAATTATTACCTAGGTACCCATACCGGACGGAGATTGTCTTGGCAAACTAACATGGGGACGGCTGATTTGAAGGCAACCTTTGGTAAGGGACAGAAGCATGAACTGAATGTTTCCACATACCAGATGTGTGTCCTTATGCTCTTCAACGATGCTGATCGACTAAGCTATAAGGAGATTGAGCAGGTGACCGAGATTCCTACCTTTGACTTGAAAAGGTGCTTGCAGTCTCTTGCCTGTGTTAAGGGAAAAAATGTGCTTCGGAAAGAACCTATGAGCAAGGACATAGTAGACACTGATACCTTTCTTTTCAATGACAAGTATACAAGCAAGTTCTTCAAGGTCAAGATAGGCACTGTGGCTGCGCAAAGGGAGTCGGAACCTGAAAATCAAGAAACTAGGCAGAGAGTGGAGGAAGATCGAAAACCGCAAATTGAGGCAGCAATCGTGAGGATCATGAAAGCTAGGCGTGTGCTGGATCATAACAACATTGTTGCTGAGGTCACAAAACAGCTACAGTCACGGTTTCTGCCCAACCCCGTTGTAATTAAGAAACGGATCGAGTCCCTTATTGAGCGGGAGTTCCTGGAGAGGGATAAAGGTGACAGGAAGTTGTATCGCTACCTTGCTTGA
- the LOC107890426 gene encoding cullin-3A isoform X2, with protein MVLHKFGEKLYSGLVTTMTSHLKEISNSIEAAQGGLFLDELNRKWAEHNKALQMIRDILMYMDRTFIPNTHKTPVHELGLNLWRDVIIHSHAIQSRLQAILLENVRRERSGEVIDRGLMRSITKMLMDLGPSVYQDDFEKHFLEVSADFYRLESQEFIESCDCGEYLKKAERRLNEEIERVSHYLDTRSEVKITNVVETEMIESHMHRLVQMENSGLINMIVDEKYEDLGRMYCLFRRVSNGLVLIRDVMTSYIRDTGKQLLTDPERLKDPVDFVQHLLDLKDKYDKIITSAFRNDKTFQNALNSSFEYFINLNSRSPEFISLFVDDKLRKGLRGVTEEDVELLLDKVMMLFRYLQEKDVFEKYYKQHLAKRLLSGKSVSDDAERSLIVKLKTECGYQFTSKLEGMFTDMKTSQDTMQGFHASHGSDIGDGPMLSVQVLTTGSWPTQPITTCKLPAEILGICEKFRNYYLGTHTGRRLSWQTNMGTADLKATFGKGQKHELNVSTYQMCVLMLFNDADRLSYKEIEQVTEIPTFDLKRCLQSLACVKGKNVLRKEPMSKDIVDTDTFLFNDKYTSKFFKVKIGTVAAQRESEPENQETRQRVEEDRKPQIEAAIVRIMKARRVLDHNNIVAEVTKQLQSRFLPNPVVIKKRIESLIEREFLERDKGDRKLYRYLA; from the coding sequence ATGGTACTGCATAAATTTGGGGAGAAACTGTATTCTGGGCTTGTCACTACTATGACTTCTCATCTAAAGGAGATTAGTAATTCAATTGAGGCTGCTCAGGGAGGATTATTTTTGGATGAACTTAACAGAAAATGGGCAGAGCATAACAAGGCATTGCAAATGATCCGAGATATATTGATGTACATGGATAGGACCTTTATCCCAAACACCCACAAAACCCCAGTTCATGAGCTTGGGTTAAATTTATGGAGGGATGTCATCATCCATTCCCATGCAATCCAGTCTAGGCTTCAGGCTATACTTCTTGAAAATGTAAGGAGAGAACGGAGCGGTGAAGTCATAGACAGGGGTTTAATGAGAAGTATCACAAAGATGTTAATGGATCTAGGTCCTTCCGTTTATCAGGATGATTTCGAGAAGCATTTTCTTGAGGTTTCAGCTGATTTTTATCGTCTCGAGTCTCAAGAGTTCATAGAGTCCTGTGATTGTGGGGAGTATCTAAAGAAAGCCGAGAGACGCCTAAATGAAGAAATAGAGAGAGTCTCACATTACTTGGACACCAGAAGTGAAGTCAAGATAACAAATGTGGTAGAAACGGAGATGATTGAAAGTCATATGCACAGGCTTGTGCAAATGGAGAACTCGGGGTTGATTAATATGATTGTCGATGAAAAATATGAGGACTTAGGAAGGATGTATTGCTTGTTTCGTCGAGTATCCAATGGGCTTGTTTTAATCAGAGATGTCATGACTTCATACATTCGTGATACTGGTAAGCAGTTACTCACTGATCCCGAAAGGCTGAAGGATCCTGTCGATTTTGTGCAACATCTGTTGGATTTAAAGGACAAATACGACAAGATTATCACTTCAGCATTTAGAAATGACAAGACTTTTCAAAATGCATTAAATTCCTCGTTTGAATATTTCATCAATCTGAATTCTCGGTCTCCAGAGTTCATCTCTTTGTTTGTTGATGATAAGCTTCGAAAAGGTTTGAGGGGGGTTACTGAAGAGGATGTGGAGTTGTTACTCGACAAGGTGATGATGCTCTTCCGTTACCTTCAAGAGAAAGATGTTTTCGAGAAGTACTACAAACAACACTTGGCCAAAAGGCTTCTTTCAGGGAAGTCCGTctctgatgatgctgaaagaagTTTGATTGTTAAGCTCAAAACAGAGTGTGGGTATCAATTCACCTCAAAGTTGGAGGGTATGTTCACAGATATGAAGACATCACAAGATACGATGCAAGGTTTCCATGCAAGTCATGGTTCGGATATAGGGGATGGTCCCATGCTTTCTGTCCAGGTTCTGACAACTGGATCTTGGCCAACTCAACCTATTACTACATGCAAACTTCCTGCTGAAATTCTGGGAATATGTGAGAAATTCCGTAATTATTACCTAGGTACCCATACCGGACGGAGATTGTCTTGGCAAACTAACATGGGGACGGCTGATTTGAAGGCAACCTTTGGTAAGGGACAGAAGCATGAACTGAATGTTTCCACATACCAGATGTGTGTCCTTATGCTCTTCAACGATGCTGATCGACTAAGCTATAAGGAGATTGAGCAGGTGACCGAGATTCCTACCTTTGACTTGAAAAGGTGCTTGCAGTCTCTTGCCTGTGTTAAGGGAAAAAATGTGCTTCGGAAAGAACCTATGAGCAAGGACATAGTAGACACTGATACCTTTCTTTTCAATGACAAGTATACAAGCAAGTTCTTCAAGGTCAAGATAGGCACTGTGGCTGCGCAAAGGGAGTCGGAACCTGAAAATCAAGAAACTAGGCAGAGAGTGGAGGAAGATCGAAAACCGCAAATTGAGGCAGCAATCGTGAGGATCATGAAAGCTAGGCGTGTGCTGGATCATAACAACATTGTTGCTGAGGTCACAAAACAGCTACAGTCACGGTTTCTGCCCAACCCCGTTGTAATTAAGAAACGGATCGAGTCCCTTATTGAGCGGGAGTTCCTGGAGAGGGATAAAGGTGACAGGAAGTTGTATCGCTACCTTGCTTGA